A window of Candidatus Eisenbacteria bacterium genomic DNA:
CTGCGCGTACTTCACGATGGGCGTCGCCTTCGCCGACGCGGGGATCTATCGCGAGGCGATCCGGATGTGGAAGAAGGTGGTCGAGATCGCCCCCGATTCACCCGAAGCCGCCAGCGCCCGCGAGAGCATCGAAGTCCTCCAGAAGTTCGTCGGGATGTGACCCGACGCCGCGGGCTTAGCGCACGCGGCACCATGCTCGGCATCGTCGGCGCCCGCCGTTCCGAGGAGCGGTCGTGATCTATCTGGACCACAACGCATCCACGCCCGTACGGGCCGAGGTGGCCGAGGCCATTCAGGCCTGCCTCACGGATCTGCACGGCAACGCCTCCAGCCTCCATCGCGAGGGTCAGCGCGCGCGCGCCGCGGTCGAGAAGGCCCGTGACCAGGTGGCTGCGCTGGTGCACGCGCGAGGCTCCGAGGTGGTGTTCGTGAGCGGCGGCACCGAGGGCGATCACCTGGCGCTGGTCGGCGGCGCGTGGGCCCTCGCATCTCGAGGTCGCCGCGTGGCGATCTCGGCCATCGAGCACCACGCCATCCACGGCGCCGGGGAGGTGCTCCAGGAGCACGGCTTCGCGGTCGAGCACCTGCCGGTCGACGCCAACGGCGTGCTGGACCGATCCGCGCTGGATCGACTGCCGGCGGACACCGCGCTGGTCGCCCTCATGCTCGCCAACAACGAGACCGGCGCGTTGCAGCCGGTGGCCGAGGCGGCGGCCTGGGCGCATCGCCGTGGCGCGCGGCTGGTCTGCGACGCGGTGCAGGCGTGCGGCAAGGTGTCCGTCGACGCCGAGGCGCTCGACGTCGACTATCTGGTGATCTCGGGGCACAAGATCGGCGGGGTGAAGGGCGCGGGCGCCCTGGTGGTGCGGCGCGGGGCGCCGCTCTCGCCGCTCTTCCGTGGCAGCGGGCACGAGGGAGGCCGGCGCGGCGGCACCGAGAACGTGCCCGGCATCGTGGGTCTCGGCGTGGCGGCGGAGCTGGCGGCACGCGATCTCGAGCAGGAGTCCACGCGACTCTCGGGTCTTCGCGATCGCCTCGAGGCGGCCATCCTCGCCGCCGACCGGAACGCGGTGTTCCACTCTCGCGGCGCCGCACGGCTGCCCAACACGGTCAATGCGTCGTTCCCCGGTGCGCGCAGCGACTCGCTCCTCATGGCGCTCGATGCCAAAGGCGTCGCGGTCTCCGCGGGGGCCGCCTGCGCGAGCGGCGCGGTCGAACCCTCACCGGTGCTGAATGCGATGGGCGTCCCCCGCGAGCTGGCGGTGTGCGCGATCCGCTTCTCGCTGGGGCGCACCACGACCGCCGGCGAGATCGACCAGGTGTCGGCCGTCCTGCCCGAGGCGCTGCGCGCGGCGCGCGCCGCAACCCCGGTGATCGCGTGAGCCCGGCTCGCAAGGTCCTCGCCGCGATGAGCGGCGGCGTCGATTCCGCGGTGGCCGCCGCCCTGCTCGCCGAGCAGGGTCACACGATCACGGGGGTGACGCTCAAGCTGTGGTGCTACGGCACCTCGCCGGTGAGCCCGCGCGCCTGCTGCACGCTGGACGCGATCGACGATGCGCGGGCCGTGGCGCGGCGCATGGGGTTCCCGCATTACGTCGTGGACGCCGAGGAGGTGTTCCGCGCTCGCGTGCTCCAGCCTTTCCTCGATGCGTACGCCGCGGGGCGCACGCCCTATCCCTGCGCGCTGTGCAACCAGCACCTCAAGTTTGGCGATCTGGTTTCGCGCATGGAGCTGATCGGCGCCGATGCGCTCGCGACCGGTCACTACGCGCGGGCCGAGCGCATGCCGGACGGGGCGGTGGCGCTGCGGCGTGCGGTGGACCCCGCCAAGGATCAGTCCTACGCGCTCGCGCTGGTGCCGCGCGCGGCGCTCGAGCGCGCGCTGTTCCCGCTCGGTGAGCTGACCAAGGAGGAGGTCCGGGCTCACGCCGAGCGGCTCCAGCTCTCCGTGTGGGACAAGCCGGAGAGTCAGGATCTGTGCTTCGTCCCGGACGGCGATTACGCGGGCTTCATGGTCGACAAGCTCGGCGAGCGGCGGGGCACGGAGCCGGGCCCGATCGAGGACGCGAGCGGGCATCGGCTGGGCATGCACCGCGGCATCATCCACTACACGGTCGGACAGCGCCGCGGTCTCGGCATCGCGGCGGCGGAGCCGCTCTACGTGCTCGCCATCGAGCCGGCGCGCGATGCGGTCGTGGTGGGACCGCGCGATGCGCTCGAGAGTCCCGGGCTCGTCACCGAGCCGATGAACTGGCTGTTGGGAGCACCGCCGACCTCCGCGATTCGAGTCGCGGCGAAGATTCGCTATCACCATCCGCCCGCCGAGGCCGAGGCACACCCGGGTGAAGGGGGACGCGTGGAGGTGCGTTTCACGCATCCCCAGTCGGCCATCACGCCGGGGCAGACCTGCGTCCTCTACGACGGTGACCGGGTGATCGGCGGCGCCGCGATCGCTCACGCGCTGAGTGCTTGGCCGGGCGACTCGCGGCGGGACCCGGCTCCGATCGCTTCGTGAGCGGCCTGCCTTCGCCCGAAGCCATTTTCGAGACCCGAACCCTCGACGTCTGTCTGGCCTGCGGCGGCACGCGCCTCATCCGCCTGCCTCTCCGCTACGAGTATCGCGGCGTTTCCTTTCCCATGGCCGAGTGCGCGAGCTGTGGCATGCGCTTCCTCGCCGTGCAGCCCGTCGGTGAATCGCTGGCTTCGCTCTACGCCGAGCCTTACTTCGAAGCCGATTTTCGCTGCGGGCGGAGCGACGCCCGCTCGTTCGACGAGACGGCCTTCGTCGAGGAGAACCGCGGCCTGCTCGAGGCCTTCGAGACGCTGCGCCCGCCGGGACGGTTGCTGGAGGTGGGATGCGCCTCGGGATGGCTGCTCAAGCATGCCGTGGCACGAGGCTGGAACTCGCGCGGGGTGGAGCCTTCGGCGCCCGCCGCGGCGTTCGCACGCTCGCTCGGTCTCGAAGTCTTCCAGGGCGACTTGATCTCGGCGTCGCTGCCTTCCGAGAGCGCCGATCTGGTGTACATGGGAGACGTGCTCGAGCACGTGCCCGACTGTCGAGCCACGTTGACCGAGGTGGCGAGGATCCTAGCCCCTTCAGGCTGGCTCTATCTCCGCGGCCCGATCACGACGCACTCGCTGGCGCGATCGCTCGCCCTCAGGCTCTACGGACTCGCCGGCCGCGTCATCGTCCTGCGCGAGCCGCCTTACCACTTGTGGGAGTTCAGGCCACGGCCGCTCGCTCGGCTCATGGCCAGCGCGGGACTCGAGACGGTGCGCCTCCGCCAGACCAAGATCCCGCCAGGCCGCGCCTACGGACGCAAGAGCGCCCTTCAGGCAACGGTGATGAGCATGGTCGACGTGGTCAATCTGCCGGTCACCCGGGTCTTCAATGCCCGCGGGGACCGTCTCACCTTGGTGGCGCGCAAGCCATTAGCGGCTTCCCCCGCCTAGAAACGGGGTCAAGCCGCCGCCGGAAGAGGACGAAAACCCGGTATCCCCAAGCCCGACCGGGAGGGCTCCATGAAGTCCGAAGCACTCATCCAGCGCCTCGAAGCGCAGGCCGCGCGCGGGGCTTCGTTCGAGCATCTCCTCGAGGATGCCGTGCTGGGCATCCACGAGTTCGACCCGCGCTTCCACTGGACCGGGATCTACGAGCTGTTTCCCGACAACGTGCTCCGGCTCGGCCCGTTCATCGGCGCGCCCACCGACCACGTCTTCATCGGGGTCGGCCGCGGGGTGTGCGGCACGGCGGTGGCC
This region includes:
- a CDS encoding cysteine desulfurase family protein; this translates as MIYLDHNASTPVRAEVAEAIQACLTDLHGNASSLHREGQRARAAVEKARDQVAALVHARGSEVVFVSGGTEGDHLALVGGAWALASRGRRVAISAIEHHAIHGAGEVLQEHGFAVEHLPVDANGVLDRSALDRLPADTALVALMLANNETGALQPVAEAAAWAHRRGARLVCDAVQACGKVSVDAEALDVDYLVISGHKIGGVKGAGALVVRRGAPLSPLFRGSGHEGGRRGGTENVPGIVGLGVAAELAARDLEQESTRLSGLRDRLEAAILAADRNAVFHSRGAARLPNTVNASFPGARSDSLLMALDAKGVAVSAGAACASGAVEPSPVLNAMGVPRELAVCAIRFSLGRTTTAGEIDQVSAVLPEALRAARAATPVIA
- the mnmA gene encoding tRNA 2-thiouridine(34) synthase MnmA, which codes for MSPARKVLAAMSGGVDSAVAAALLAEQGHTITGVTLKLWCYGTSPVSPRACCTLDAIDDARAVARRMGFPHYVVDAEEVFRARVLQPFLDAYAAGRTPYPCALCNQHLKFGDLVSRMELIGADALATGHYARAERMPDGAVALRRAVDPAKDQSYALALVPRAALERALFPLGELTKEEVRAHAERLQLSVWDKPESQDLCFVPDGDYAGFMVDKLGERRGTEPGPIEDASGHRLGMHRGIIHYTVGQRRGLGIAAAEPLYVLAIEPARDAVVVGPRDALESPGLVTEPMNWLLGAPPTSAIRVAAKIRYHHPPAEAEAHPGEGGRVEVRFTHPQSAITPGQTCVLYDGDRVIGGAAIAHALSAWPGDSRRDPAPIAS
- a CDS encoding class I SAM-dependent methyltransferase, producing the protein MSGLPSPEAIFETRTLDVCLACGGTRLIRLPLRYEYRGVSFPMAECASCGMRFLAVQPVGESLASLYAEPYFEADFRCGRSDARSFDETAFVEENRGLLEAFETLRPPGRLLEVGCASGWLLKHAVARGWNSRGVEPSAPAAAFARSLGLEVFQGDLISASLPSESADLVYMGDVLEHVPDCRATLTEVARILAPSGWLYLRGPITTHSLARSLALRLYGLAGRVIVLREPPYHLWEFRPRPLARLMASAGLETVRLRQTKIPPGRAYGRKSALQATVMSMVDVVNLPVTRVFNARGDRLTLVARKPLAASPA